A single Sporosarcina sp. FSL W8-0480 DNA region contains:
- the icd gene encoding NADP-dependent isocitrate dehydrogenase encodes MAKITVTDGVLNVPDKATIPFIIGDGTGPDIWHAASRVMEAAVKKAYDGKKEIEWKEVLAGEKAFNETGEWLPQETLDTIDEYLIAIKGPLTTPIGGGFRSLNVALRQELDLYTCLRPVRYFEGVPSPVKRPEDCDMVIFRENTEDIYAGIEYKEGTEEVNKLIAFLQNEMGVKNIRFPETSGIGIKPVSEEGTKRLVRGAINYALKEGRKSVTLVHKGNIMKFTEGAFKNWGYEVAEQEFGDKVFTWNQYDQIKEAEGTDAANKAQADAEAAGKIIIKDSIADIFLQQILTRPKEFDVVATMNLNGDYISDALAAQVGGIGIAPGANINYVTGHAIFEATHGTAPKYAGLDKVNPSSVLLSGVMMLEHMGWNEAANMITASIEKTIASKVVTYDFARLMDGATEVKTSEFADELIKNL; translated from the coding sequence ATGGCAAAAATCACAGTAACTGACGGCGTTCTAAACGTTCCTGACAAAGCGACAATCCCTTTCATCATCGGTGACGGTACAGGTCCTGATATTTGGCATGCAGCTTCACGCGTAATGGAGGCTGCTGTTAAGAAAGCATATGACGGCAAAAAGGAAATCGAGTGGAAAGAAGTTCTTGCAGGAGAAAAAGCATTCAACGAAACAGGCGAATGGCTACCACAAGAAACTCTTGACACAATCGATGAATACCTAATCGCGATTAAAGGACCTCTAACTACACCAATCGGTGGTGGATTCCGTTCATTGAACGTTGCTCTTCGTCAAGAATTGGATCTATATACTTGCCTACGTCCTGTACGTTACTTTGAAGGTGTACCTTCACCGGTAAAACGACCTGAAGATTGCGATATGGTCATTTTCCGTGAAAACACAGAAGATATTTATGCTGGTATCGAGTACAAAGAAGGTACTGAAGAAGTTAATAAATTGATTGCATTCCTTCAGAATGAAATGGGCGTTAAGAACATCCGCTTCCCTGAAACTTCAGGTATCGGTATCAAACCAGTTTCTGAAGAAGGTACAAAACGCCTTGTTCGCGGTGCGATCAACTACGCACTTAAAGAAGGCCGTAAATCTGTAACTTTAGTACACAAAGGAAACATCATGAAGTTCACAGAAGGTGCTTTCAAAAACTGGGGTTACGAAGTGGCTGAGCAAGAGTTCGGCGATAAAGTATTCACTTGGAACCAATACGATCAAATCAAAGAAGCTGAAGGCACAGATGCTGCAAACAAAGCACAAGCTGACGCTGAAGCTGCAGGCAAGATCATCATCAAGGATTCCATTGCTGACATCTTCCTACAACAAATCCTAACTCGCCCGAAAGAGTTCGACGTTGTTGCAACAATGAACTTGAACGGTGACTATATCTCCGACGCACTTGCTGCACAAGTAGGTGGAATCGGAATCGCTCCAGGAGCTAATATTAACTATGTAACTGGACACGCGATCTTCGAAGCAACTCACGGCACAGCACCAAAATACGCTGGCCTTGACAAAGTAAACCCATCTTCCGTATTGCTTTCTGGCGTTATGATGCTTGAGCATATGGGATGGAACGAAGCAGCTAACATGATCACTGCATCTATCGAGAAGACAATTGCTTCTAAAGTCGTAACATATGACTTCGCTCGTCTAATGGACGGAGCAACAGAAGTAAAAACATCCGAATTCGCAGACGAACTAATCAAAAACCTATAA
- the citZ gene encoding citrate synthase: protein MTASKGLEGIVATQSAISSIIDDTLTYVGYDIDDLAENASFEEVVYLLWHQRLPKEDELAELKQQLADNMSIPQEVLNHFKTYPIAEVHPMAALRTAISLLGLYDEKAEDMSDEANYEKAIKLQAKVATVVTAFSRIRKGLEPVAPKTELGYAANFLYMLNGEEPEEIAIEAFDKALVLHADHELNASTFTARVCVATLADIYSGITAAIGALKGPLHGGANEQVMKMLMEIGSEENVESYIREKLDNKEKIMGFGHRVYRKGDPRAKHLRAMSKKLTTLRGEEKWYNMSEKIESIVTGEKNLPPNVDFYSASVYHSLGIDHDLFTPIFAVSRMSGWTAHILEQYSNNRLIRPRAEYIGPDLQKYVPINER, encoded by the coding sequence ATGACAGCATCAAAAGGTTTGGAAGGAATCGTAGCTACACAGTCTGCCATCAGTTCTATTATTGATGACACCCTTACATATGTCGGTTACGATATCGACGACCTCGCAGAGAATGCAAGCTTTGAGGAAGTTGTTTATCTATTATGGCACCAACGTTTACCTAAAGAGGACGAGCTTGCTGAACTAAAGCAGCAATTAGCGGATAATATGTCTATCCCTCAAGAAGTACTTAATCATTTCAAAACATATCCAATAGCCGAAGTACACCCGATGGCTGCATTGCGTACAGCAATCTCTCTATTAGGATTGTACGATGAAAAAGCGGAAGATATGTCTGATGAAGCAAACTATGAAAAAGCTATCAAACTACAGGCAAAAGTTGCTACTGTTGTAACTGCATTTTCACGCATCCGTAAAGGACTTGAGCCGGTTGCACCTAAAACTGAGCTTGGTTATGCTGCTAATTTCCTTTATATGTTGAATGGTGAAGAACCTGAAGAAATTGCTATCGAAGCATTCGACAAAGCTTTGGTTCTTCATGCAGATCACGAGTTGAACGCTTCCACGTTCACGGCACGTGTATGTGTGGCAACACTTGCAGACATCTATTCCGGAATTACTGCAGCAATCGGAGCTCTAAAAGGCCCACTTCATGGCGGTGCAAATGAGCAAGTTATGAAGATGCTAATGGAAATCGGATCAGAAGAAAATGTAGAATCCTATATTAGGGAAAAGCTTGACAATAAAGAAAAAATCATGGGCTTCGGCCACCGTGTATACCGTAAAGGTGACCCGCGTGCAAAACACCTTCGTGCAATGTCCAAGAAATTGACAACACTTCGCGGTGAAGAAAAATGGTATAACATGTCCGAGAAAATCGAGTCTATCGTAACTGGTGAGAAAAACTTGCCTCCAAACGTTGATTTCTATTCAGCTTCGGTATATCATTCACTTGGTATCGATCATGATTTGTTCACACCAATTTTTGCAGTTTCCCGTATGTCCGGTTGGACAGCACATATTTTGGAGCAATACTCCAACAATAGACTGATTCGTCCACGTGCGGAATATATCGGACCAGATTTGCAAAAATATGTCCCAATCAACGAGCGATAA
- a CDS encoding AI-2E family transporter: protein MKNRVFQQPYQSLVLQWTPAIIAAILIFMVPPVGIAIIIAYFTAPILTAIRTMTRLPLTIATLFVMLSILFIIATFSFIALHGLMDTIPLVERHLAQYTGKTDLSGKVFSFLEGKFIEYGHALLEYAITFTASFFQRIFSLFIFLVAYFFALRESGKNRYWFLIYFPFKMRKSSKRIFTKSGELIGTFIFVEARLFLLTFIVLSVGFSFLGFESPIGSAFLVSLVDSLPLLGIGLFLLPMSAFFLYSNQLFIGVSLILLYIFVITTRQLAESYMWASAFRVKPIHAFFITVCSFYLFGLVGILLTPFLLFAALKLKKNPYFNE, encoded by the coding sequence TTGAAAAACCGTGTATTTCAGCAACCTTACCAATCTTTGGTATTACAATGGACTCCGGCAATTATCGCCGCAATATTAATCTTTATGGTACCTCCGGTTGGAATTGCCATTATCATCGCATACTTTACAGCTCCTATTTTAACAGCAATAAGAACTATGACACGACTTCCTTTAACAATCGCCACACTATTCGTCATGCTTTCAATCTTATTCATTATTGCCACGTTCTCATTTATCGCTTTGCATGGGTTGATGGATACAATTCCGCTTGTGGAACGTCATCTTGCTCAATATACTGGAAAAACCGATCTATCTGGAAAAGTTTTTTCATTCCTTGAAGGGAAATTTATAGAATATGGACATGCGTTGTTAGAATATGCCATTACGTTTACTGCGTCCTTTTTTCAACGCATTTTTAGTTTATTCATTTTCTTAGTTGCCTATTTTTTCGCATTACGTGAATCTGGCAAGAACCGATATTGGTTTCTTATTTATTTTCCTTTTAAGATGCGAAAATCCTCTAAAAGAATTTTTACAAAATCAGGAGAATTGATAGGCACATTCATATTTGTGGAGGCAAGGTTATTCCTACTGACATTTATCGTTCTTAGTGTTGGTTTTTCATTTTTAGGATTCGAATCCCCTATCGGAAGCGCTTTTCTTGTCTCACTCGTTGACAGTTTGCCCCTACTTGGAATCGGGCTATTTTTACTTCCGATGTCGGCTTTTTTTCTTTATTCAAACCAATTATTCATAGGCGTCTCGTTAATCTTACTGTATATATTTGTAATTACGACGAGACAATTGGCGGAATCCTATATGTGGGCTTCGGCTTTTCGCGTAAAACCGATTCACGCCTTCTTTATAACGGTTTGTTCATTTTATCTATTTGGCCTTGTTGGCATTCTGTTAACGCCATTCCTACTTTTTGCTGCTTTAAAGCTGAAAAAGAATCCATATTTCAACGAATAA
- a CDS encoding FxsA family protein, giving the protein MRWIVLTFILLPTAEIALLLYSGRTFGVLPTILIIIATGVGGAYLARTQGLKAWTDLRNRMASMETPGNAVIDGVCIFLGGILLIMPGFLTDIAGLLLLFKWPRNMIRPFIVKWIYEKMKKGQIIIR; this is encoded by the coding sequence ATGAGATGGATAGTGCTTACTTTTATTTTATTGCCTACTGCGGAAATCGCGTTGCTCCTCTATTCAGGACGGACATTTGGTGTTCTCCCTACGATACTTATTATCATCGCGACAGGTGTAGGAGGCGCCTACTTGGCGAGGACCCAAGGGCTGAAAGCTTGGACTGATTTGCGGAACAGAATGGCTTCCATGGAAACTCCAGGCAACGCTGTCATTGATGGTGTTTGTATTTTCCTTGGCGGTATTCTGTTGATCATGCCTGGCTTTCTCACAGATATAGCTGGTCTTTTACTTTTGTTTAAATGGCCAAGAAATATGATACGGCCATTTATCGTTAAATGGATATATGAAAAAATGAAAAAAGGTCAAATCATTATTCGTTGA
- the pyk gene encoding pyruvate kinase produces MRKTKIVCTIGPASESPEILEQLIEAGMNVARLNFSHGSHEEHRARISAIREASKKTGKVVGILLDTKGPEIRTHSMKNGQVELITGQHIDISMTEVEGTEEAFSVTYDKLIEDVDNGSVILLDDGLIQLEVVALDKENGLIHTIVVNSGTLKDKKGVNVPGVSVQLPGITEKDKEDILFGIKEGVDFIAASFVRRASDVMEIRELLEKNGGASIHIVPKIENQEGVDNLDEILNVSDGLMVARGDLGVEIPAEEVPLVQKNMIEKCNQVGKPVITATQMLDSMQRNPRPTRAEASDVANAILDGSDAIMLSGETAAGLYPVESVRTMDRIARTAEGAVDYHAVVSTRRREKQGNMTESIGQAAAYTALNLKVKAVLAPTESGQTAKMIAKYRPGCPIIAITASEECSRKLTLVWGIYPIIGERVHSIDAILQESVEESVKHQYVTHGDVVIITAGVPVGEAGTTNLMKIHVIGDMLARGQGIGKTVAFGEAIVAKTAEEALKHNLNGKILVTYASDRDMMPAVEKCAGLITEEAGLTSHAAVVGLSLGIPVIVGVEKATEVIASGQEITMDAESGVIYNGHARVL; encoded by the coding sequence ATGAGAAAGACAAAGATTGTATGTACCATCGGACCGGCAAGTGAATCACCAGAAATACTTGAACAACTAATTGAAGCGGGTATGAACGTTGCACGACTGAACTTTTCACATGGATCGCATGAAGAGCATAGAGCCCGAATTTCGGCTATCCGTGAGGCGTCGAAAAAGACTGGAAAAGTTGTAGGAATCCTGCTTGACACGAAAGGTCCCGAAATTCGTACGCATTCCATGAAAAACGGACAAGTGGAGTTGATAACTGGCCAACATATCGATATATCGATGACTGAAGTGGAAGGAACAGAAGAAGCTTTTTCTGTCACTTATGATAAATTGATCGAAGATGTCGATAATGGTTCAGTCATTCTTTTGGATGATGGACTTATTCAGCTTGAAGTTGTAGCTTTGGATAAGGAAAATGGATTGATTCATACAATCGTTGTTAACTCTGGAACTTTGAAAGATAAAAAAGGTGTCAATGTTCCGGGAGTATCCGTACAACTACCTGGTATTACAGAGAAAGATAAGGAAGATATTTTATTCGGAATTAAAGAAGGTGTGGATTTTATCGCTGCATCATTCGTCCGTCGTGCTTCTGATGTCATGGAAATCCGGGAGCTACTTGAAAAAAATGGCGGCGCATCTATTCATATCGTTCCTAAAATCGAAAATCAAGAGGGTGTTGACAATTTAGATGAAATTCTAAATGTCTCGGATGGTTTAATGGTTGCAAGGGGAGATCTTGGTGTGGAAATCCCTGCCGAAGAAGTTCCTCTTGTGCAAAAAAACATGATAGAAAAATGCAACCAAGTAGGAAAACCGGTCATCACTGCAACGCAAATGTTAGATTCGATGCAACGCAATCCACGTCCTACAAGGGCAGAAGCGAGTGACGTAGCGAATGCTATTTTAGACGGTTCTGATGCGATCATGCTATCCGGTGAAACAGCAGCTGGACTCTACCCTGTTGAATCGGTTCGTACGATGGATCGAATTGCGCGGACTGCGGAAGGTGCAGTAGATTATCATGCTGTAGTTTCAACTCGTCGACGTGAAAAACAGGGGAATATGACGGAATCCATTGGTCAAGCAGCAGCTTATACAGCTCTTAACCTAAAAGTAAAGGCAGTTTTGGCTCCGACAGAAAGCGGTCAAACAGCAAAAATGATTGCTAAGTACAGACCTGGTTGTCCGATCATCGCTATTACCGCATCTGAAGAATGCTCAAGAAAGTTAACTCTTGTATGGGGGATTTATCCGATTATCGGGGAGAGAGTCCATTCCATAGACGCGATCTTACAAGAGTCAGTTGAGGAAAGTGTAAAACATCAATATGTTACTCATGGCGATGTTGTTATTATTACAGCAGGTGTTCCTGTTGGAGAAGCAGGTACGACGAATTTGATGAAAATACATGTCATTGGAGATATGCTTGCGCGAGGACAGGGGATTGGCAAGACAGTTGCGTTTGGAGAAGCGATTGTTGCTAAAACTGCAGAGGAAGCATTGAAACATAATTTGAATGGGAAAATCCTTGTCACATATGCATCTGATCGGGATATGATGCCTGCGGTTGAAAAATGCGCGGGACTCATCACTGAGGAAGCTGGGTTGACAAGCCATGCAGCGGTAGTTGGCTTAAGTTTAGGAATCCCAGTCATCGTTGGCGTAGAAAAAGCGACTGAGGTTATTGCAAGTGGTCAAGAGATTACAATGGATGCGGAATCCGGCGTAATTTACAATGGACATGCAAGAGTTTTATAA
- the pfkA gene encoding 6-phosphofructokinase yields the protein MKKIGVLTSGGDAPGMNAAVRAVVRKAIHDGLEVSGIFNGYQGLIQGKIEQLQLGSVGDIIQRGGTMLRSARSEEFMTEEGRKKAVHQLKLHGIEGLVIIGGDGTFRGAYELVKLGIPCACVPATIDNDINGTQFTIGFDSALNTVIDAIDKIRDTATSHERTFIIEVMGRDAGDLALWAGLAGGAETILIPEAGFDMDEIINRLQSGTGRGKKHSIIIVAEGVMSGTNLSDLLKEKANIETRVSVLGHIQRGGSPSARDRVIASQYGARAVEVLREGRGSVAIGMQNNVVVDYELEVVFKPTDHSLDMELYKLSKELSI from the coding sequence TTGAAAAAAATCGGTGTTTTAACAAGCGGAGGAGATGCTCCGGGCATGAATGCAGCAGTCCGTGCCGTTGTTCGTAAGGCCATTCATGACGGTCTTGAAGTTTCTGGTATATTCAATGGATATCAAGGGCTTATTCAAGGGAAGATTGAACAATTACAACTTGGCTCTGTAGGTGATATCATTCAACGAGGGGGAACGATGCTAAGATCTGCCCGTTCAGAGGAATTTATGACTGAAGAAGGTAGAAAGAAAGCTGTCCATCAGTTGAAATTGCACGGCATCGAAGGTCTTGTCATTATTGGTGGCGATGGAACATTCAGAGGGGCATATGAGTTGGTCAAATTGGGTATTCCATGTGCATGTGTTCCTGCAACTATCGATAACGATATTAACGGAACCCAATTCACTATCGGTTTTGACTCGGCATTAAATACTGTCATTGATGCAATCGATAAAATACGGGATACCGCAACTTCCCATGAACGCACATTCATCATCGAAGTGATGGGCCGGGATGCCGGAGACCTTGCTCTATGGGCTGGGCTGGCTGGAGGGGCAGAAACAATTCTCATTCCTGAAGCGGGTTTTGATATGGATGAAATTATCAATCGATTGCAAAGCGGAACAGGACGTGGCAAAAAGCATAGTATTATCATTGTCGCTGAAGGTGTCATGTCCGGCACTAACTTGTCGGATTTATTAAAAGAAAAGGCGAATATCGAAACAAGGGTATCTGTATTAGGGCATATTCAACGGGGAGGCTCTCCTTCCGCAAGGGATCGAGTCATTGCCAGCCAATATGGTGCAAGGGCTGTAGAAGTGTTGCGTGAGGGGCGAGGTAGTGTTGCGATTGGTATGCAAAACAATGTGGTGGTAGACTATGAGTTAGAAGTGGTTTTCAAACCAACTGACCACTCCTTAGATATGGAATTATACAAATTATCAAAAGAATTATCGATTTAA
- a CDS encoding acetyl-CoA carboxylase carboxyltransferase subunit alpha, translating into MSKTLTFEEPIIKLREKIKELEEFTNSSEVDLSKEIENLKTRLKNLEEEIYENMDPWERVQVARHPERPTSLDYIGELFEDFIEFHGDRVFGDDAAIVGGIGFFENQPVTIIGQQRGRDTKENLKRNFGMPHPDGYRKALRLMKQAEKFGRPIICLIDTKGAYPGKAAEERGQSEAIARNLVEMAGLKVPVISIVIGEGASGGALAIGVANHFIMLENSWCSVISPEGAASILWRDASLAKQMAEAMKITAPHLLEMGIIDSIIPEVMGGAHRDPKKQAEFIREALRKSLDAYKGMDGESLIEDRYSKYRGLGVFTE; encoded by the coding sequence ATGAGTAAGACACTCACGTTTGAAGAACCAATCATTAAGCTTCGCGAGAAAATTAAGGAATTAGAGGAATTTACAAATTCGTCTGAGGTGGATTTATCCAAAGAAATCGAGAACCTTAAGACGCGATTAAAGAACCTTGAAGAAGAGATTTATGAGAATATGGATCCATGGGAACGGGTTCAGGTTGCAAGACATCCTGAACGCCCAACTTCACTCGATTACATTGGTGAACTATTTGAAGATTTCATCGAATTCCATGGGGATCGGGTATTCGGGGATGATGCCGCGATAGTGGGCGGTATCGGATTTTTTGAAAATCAGCCAGTTACTATTATCGGTCAACAACGCGGAAGGGATACAAAGGAAAACCTTAAAAGGAACTTTGGTATGCCCCATCCGGATGGATACAGAAAAGCTTTACGTTTAATGAAACAGGCTGAGAAATTCGGTAGGCCTATCATTTGTTTAATAGATACAAAAGGGGCATATCCAGGAAAAGCTGCGGAAGAACGTGGACAAAGTGAAGCCATTGCCCGAAACCTTGTTGAAATGGCGGGACTTAAAGTTCCTGTTATTTCAATCGTAATTGGCGAAGGAGCAAGCGGTGGTGCGCTGGCAATCGGCGTCGCTAACCATTTCATCATGCTCGAAAACTCATGGTGTTCAGTTATTTCACCTGAAGGGGCAGCTTCTATTCTATGGAGAGATGCTTCTTTAGCTAAGCAGATGGCTGAGGCGATGAAAATCACTGCACCACATTTGTTGGAAATGGGTATAATTGATAGTATCATCCCTGAAGTTATGGGAGGGGCACATAGGGACCCTAAGAAACAGGCTGAATTTATACGTGAGGCGCTTAGAAAATCTCTTGATGCCTATAAGGGAATGGATGGAGAAAGCTTGATAGAGGATCGGTATTCCAAATATAGGGGCTTAGGCGTATTTACCGAGTGA
- the accD gene encoding acetyl-CoA carboxylase, carboxyltransferase subunit beta, giving the protein MIRDLFTKHKKKQAITIPSAEAKNDVPEGIMTKCPECKEIILTKDLLKTAKVCQKCGHHFKMTAWERVECLFDEGTFESMDNHLKTENPLNFPSYMEKVASDKEQTGLNEAVLTGTGEISGKKVAVAIMDSHFRMGSMGSVVGEKITRAVEHATDLGLPIIIFSASGGARMQEGILSLMQMAKTSVALKRHSEKGLLFISVMTYPTTGGVSASFASVGDINIAEPKALIGFAGRRVIEQTVREKLPNDFQTAEFQLNHGQLDAVVHREEMKETLSKIIRLHVREAEVHE; this is encoded by the coding sequence ATGATCCGAGATCTTTTTACAAAACATAAAAAGAAGCAAGCGATAACGATACCTTCAGCAGAAGCGAAAAATGATGTACCTGAAGGAATTATGACTAAATGTCCGGAATGTAAAGAAATCATATTGACTAAAGACCTTTTGAAAACTGCAAAGGTTTGTCAGAAATGTGGTCATCATTTTAAAATGACTGCATGGGAGCGTGTGGAATGCTTATTTGACGAAGGCACTTTTGAATCCATGGATAATCATTTGAAAACAGAGAATCCATTGAACTTTCCGTCTTACATGGAAAAAGTGGCATCCGACAAAGAACAGACTGGATTGAATGAGGCTGTATTGACTGGAACTGGAGAGATTAGTGGCAAGAAAGTAGCGGTTGCCATTATGGACTCCCACTTCCGCATGGGTTCTATGGGTTCAGTTGTTGGTGAGAAAATCACTCGTGCCGTTGAGCATGCGACCGATTTAGGACTTCCGATCATCATCTTTTCGGCAAGTGGCGGTGCAAGGATGCAGGAAGGTATCTTATCGTTAATGCAGATGGCAAAAACAAGTGTCGCACTAAAACGCCACTCCGAAAAAGGACTGTTATTTATTTCTGTGATGACATATCCGACAACTGGCGGTGTTTCTGCAAGCTTTGCATCTGTTGGTGATATTAATATAGCTGAACCTAAAGCGTTAATTGGTTTTGCGGGCAGACGTGTTATAGAGCAGACAGTTAGGGAAAAGTTGCCGAATGATTTCCAAACAGCTGAATTCCAACTGAACCATGGTCAACTGGACGCTGTCGTTCATAGGGAAGAAATGAAAGAGACACTTTCCAAGATCATTCGACTTCATGTAAGGGAGGCAGAAGTACATGAGTAA
- a CDS encoding GntR family transcriptional regulator encodes MQNTKPTSKMFLDIVGELRLMIKAEGIEIGDKLPSERVLAERLQVGRSTIREALRSLELLGLIETRRGEGTFLGDFKKHQLVEVLSTFIMQQPDSAKDARETRIIHEKAAIQSICKNPQKQQLPVWKSLLVRLQEEGSILREDIVREMIVATDNRLSLKIWFLLKQYSRVPYGKMTEMNETQIMNALLENLISGRVLKALESYEQWIEKIEGEE; translated from the coding sequence ATGCAAAATACAAAACCAACATCTAAGATGTTTCTTGACATAGTTGGAGAACTGAGGCTCATGATCAAGGCGGAAGGCATAGAAATTGGTGATAAATTACCATCTGAACGTGTATTGGCGGAACGTCTACAAGTAGGAAGATCCACAATCCGCGAAGCACTTCGTAGTCTTGAGCTATTGGGACTCATTGAAACACGTCGTGGAGAAGGTACATTTTTGGGGGATTTCAAAAAGCATCAGCTTGTTGAAGTTTTATCTACATTCATCATGCAACAGCCTGATTCTGCAAAGGATGCAAGAGAAACCCGCATTATCCACGAAAAGGCTGCAATCCAATCGATTTGCAAAAATCCACAAAAACAACAGCTTCCAGTTTGGAAAAGCCTATTAGTGAGGTTACAAGAAGAAGGTTCCATTTTAAGAGAAGATATTGTCCGGGAAATGATTGTAGCAACGGACAACCGATTATCATTAAAAATCTGGTTTCTATTGAAGCAATATAGCAGAGTTCCTTATGGGAAAATGACAGAAATGAATGAAACTCAAATTATGAATGCATTGCTTGAAAACTTGATAAGTGGGCGTGTTCTAAAAGCATTGGAATCTTACGAACAATGGATAGAAAAAATTGAGGGGGAAGAGTAA